In Alphaproteobacteria bacterium US3C007, one genomic interval encodes:
- a CDS encoding PQQ-binding-like beta-propeller repeat protein, protein MSALLCSIVLAGCSDREVILPGKREPILTSEASATDGAGALAAPKAFAMPTQKNNVAWPQGHASPSTQVVHAALSAAPKPLWALSVGTGDRARNRITADPIVAEGIVFTLDSLSVLTATSAAGRRLWSRDLTPTSERAGDADGGGIAYGDGVVFVSTGYGVLHALDPKNGSALWKQELKGSGNGRPSYFDGVVYLVSQDSVAWAIEAATGRIRWQLDHLNDVNNMSGSTGPAISEKLVVFGFGAGDLQAAFRGGGLTLWNATLAGGRSGRAVATIDDIATSPVISGSTVFAANTSGRIAAMRLDSGARLWTAPFGARSPLWPAGGSLFFVNDLGQLMRLDATDGSKVWSVDLPGFVSLAQRKSKDVVTHHGPVLAGGRLLLASGDGLLRQFDPETGAERSAIRLGSGATANPIVADGILYILCRDGKLRAYR, encoded by the coding sequence ATGTCAGCGCTTCTGTGCAGCATTGTGTTGGCGGGCTGCAGTGACCGCGAGGTCATCTTGCCGGGCAAGCGAGAGCCGATATTAACCTCAGAGGCATCGGCAACTGATGGTGCCGGCGCCCTAGCGGCCCCCAAAGCCTTCGCGATGCCAACGCAAAAAAACAATGTGGCTTGGCCGCAAGGCCACGCAAGCCCATCTACGCAGGTTGTTCATGCGGCCTTATCCGCGGCACCAAAGCCGCTTTGGGCGCTTAGTGTTGGAACCGGCGATCGGGCTCGAAACCGGATCACAGCAGATCCGATTGTGGCCGAAGGCATCGTTTTTACCTTGGACAGCCTCTCTGTGTTGACCGCAACATCCGCCGCCGGACGCCGGCTTTGGTCGCGTGATTTGACGCCGACCTCTGAGCGCGCGGGCGATGCTGATGGTGGCGGAATTGCTTATGGCGATGGTGTTGTTTTTGTGTCCACTGGGTATGGGGTGCTGCATGCGCTTGATCCCAAGAACGGCAGCGCGCTGTGGAAGCAAGAGCTCAAAGGCTCGGGCAATGGGCGGCCCAGTTATTTTGACGGCGTTGTCTATTTGGTCAGCCAAGATTCGGTGGCTTGGGCGATCGAAGCTGCAACCGGGCGAATTCGCTGGCAATTGGACCATCTGAACGATGTTAATAATATGAGCGGGTCAACGGGGCCTGCGATATCGGAAAAATTGGTAGTATTTGGCTTTGGTGCGGGGGATTTACAAGCTGCCTTTCGGGGCGGAGGCCTGACCCTTTGGAACGCGACCTTGGCCGGTGGGCGCAGTGGCCGCGCGGTGGCTACGATTGATGATATCGCGACAAGCCCGGTGATCAGTGGTTCGACAGTTTTTGCAGCGAACACTTCGGGGCGGATTGCCGCGATGCGCCTTGATAGTGGTGCGCGCCTGTGGACAGCGCCTTTTGGCGCTAGATCGCCGCTTTGGCCGGCTGGAGGCTCGCTGTTCTTTGTGAATGACTTAGGTCAATTGATGCGGTTGGATGCAACCGATGGCTCAAAAGTTTGGTCGGTTGATTTACCTGGCTTTGTGTCACTGGCGCAAAGAAAAAGTAAAGATGTGGTGACGCATCACGGGCCGGTTTTGGCCGGTGGGCGGTTGCTGCTTGCCTCGGGAGATGGGTTGTTACGCCAATTTGACCCCGAAACCGGCGCCGAGCGCAGCGCCATCCGCCTTGGATCGGGCGCGACGGCCAATCCGATTGTTGCCGATGGTATCCTGTATATCTTGTGCAGAGATGGTAAGTTAAGGGCCTATCGCTGA
- the der gene encoding ribosome biogenesis GTPase Der, with protein sequence MSFSLAIVGRPNVGKSTLFNRLVGKRLALVDDQPGVTRDLREGEARLADLRFTVIDTAGLEEVTDDSLQGRMRRLTERAVDMADICLFMIDARVGVTQTDEMFADILRKRAKHVILGANKGEGSAADAGVLEAWALGLGEPLRLSAEHGEGMTDLLRCLMPLADDFKERAQDEAAETDIDIEESDAEDAYRAPTASKPLQVAVVGRPNAGKSTLINQILGEDRLLTGPEAGITRDAISLQIAWGGVPTRVFDTAGMRKKAKVQDKVEKLSVSDGLRAVKFAEVVVVLLDAAIPFEQQDLRIADLAEREGRAVIVAINKWDIEDQKQQKLKDLKDSFERLLPQLRGAPLITVSAKTGKGLDRLQAAIMSAHRVWNRRVSTANLNRWLSGMVEAHPPPAPNGRRIKLRYMTQAKTRPPGFIVMCSNPDKMPESYSRYLVNALRVDFDMPGTPIRLTLRSQADKNPYKDRKKSAPSRLKKHL encoded by the coding sequence ATGAGTTTTTCACTTGCCATTGTTGGCCGACCCAATGTCGGTAAATCAACGCTGTTCAATCGCCTTGTTGGCAAACGGTTGGCGTTGGTTGATGATCAACCCGGGGTCACGCGTGATTTGCGCGAAGGCGAAGCGCGTCTTGCCGATCTGCGCTTTACGGTGATTGACACGGCGGGTCTGGAAGAAGTGACCGACGATAGTTTACAGGGCCGTATGCGGCGCTTGACCGAACGCGCTGTGGATATGGCGGATATCTGTTTGTTTATGATTGATGCGCGCGTTGGTGTGACCCAAACCGATGAAATGTTTGCCGATATCCTGCGAAAACGCGCGAAACATGTGATTTTAGGTGCCAATAAAGGCGAAGGTTCTGCCGCAGATGCTGGTGTTCTTGAGGCTTGGGCTTTGGGTCTTGGCGAGCCATTGCGCTTATCGGCTGAACATGGCGAAGGGATGACCGATCTGCTTAGATGTTTGATGCCATTGGCCGATGACTTCAAAGAGCGCGCGCAGGATGAGGCGGCCGAAACGGATATTGATATCGAAGAATCTGACGCTGAGGATGCGTATCGCGCCCCCACAGCGAGCAAGCCGTTGCAAGTGGCGGTTGTCGGGCGTCCAAATGCTGGAAAATCCACCCTCATTAACCAGATTTTGGGAGAAGATCGTTTGTTAACCGGCCCAGAGGCTGGCATCACCCGCGACGCGATTTCGCTACAAATTGCTTGGGGCGGCGTGCCGACGCGGGTCTTTGATACCGCTGGCATGCGCAAAAAAGCGAAGGTTCAGGATAAGGTCGAAAAGCTATCTGTGAGCGATGGATTGCGCGCGGTGAAATTTGCTGAGGTTGTGGTTGTTTTATTGGATGCGGCGATTCCCTTTGAGCAGCAGGATTTGCGGATTGCAGATCTGGCAGAACGCGAGGGCCGCGCGGTGATCGTGGCGATCAACAAATGGGATATCGAAGATCAAAAGCAGCAAAAATTGAAAGATTTGAAAGACTCCTTTGAGCGCCTTTTGCCTCAATTGCGCGGCGCCCCCTTGATCACAGTATCCGCCAAAACAGGCAAAGGCTTAGACCGTTTGCAAGCTGCGATCATGAGCGCGCACCGGGTTTGGAACCGCCGCGTCAGCACCGCGAACCTTAACCGTTGGTTAAGCGGCATGGTAGAGGCGCATCCCCCCCCGGCACCTAATGGGCGCCGGATCAAATTACGCTATATGACCCAGGCCAAAACGCGCCCTCCGGGGTTTATCGTAATGTGCTCGAATCCGGATAAAATGCCGGAAAGTTATTCGCGCTATTTGGTCAATGCGTTGCGCGTGGATTTTGACATGCCCGGAACGCCGATCCGGCTCACTTTGCGCTCACAGGCGGATAAAAACCCCTATAAAGATCGCAAGAAATCTGCGCCCTCGCGCTTGAAAAAACATTTGTAG
- the serS gene encoding serine--tRNA ligase, producing the protein MHDIRTIRENPSAFDAALARRGDAPVSSDLLALDEARRARIQAAESAQAEQNKASKEVGAAKGRGDDAEFERLRALVAAKKAEVAAMQNAAKDLDAQLTDRLARIANLPAEDVPEGRDETANVEIARWGTPTAFSFAPKEHFDITAVAAAMDFETAAKTSGSRFVNLSKGVARIHRALAQFMLDTHVDQNGLTEMQTPVLVRDDAMYGTDKLPKFGEDSYQTTNGWWLIPTSEVTLTYSVAGDILDESALPIRMTAHTACFRSEAGSAGKDTSGMLRQHQFEKVEMVSITHPERSDDEQKRMLRCAEDLLEQLNIPYRTMLLCTGDMGFGAKRTYDIEAWLPGQNTYREISSISTTGAFQARRMNARFKPAEGGKPAFLHTLNGSGLAVGRCLIAVLENGQQSDGSVALPAVLHPYLGGKTSLGAEGQLI; encoded by the coding sequence ATGCACGATATTCGCACCATCCGTGAAAACCCCAGTGCGTTTGATGCCGCGCTTGCGCGCCGAGGCGATGCACCGGTTTCCTCAGACCTTTTGGCGCTTGACGAGGCGCGGCGCGCAAGAATTCAGGCCGCAGAGAGTGCACAGGCCGAGCAAAACAAAGCCTCAAAAGAGGTGGGCGCTGCAAAGGGCCGCGGCGATGACGCCGAATTTGAGCGCTTGCGGGCCTTGGTTGCCGCCAAAAAGGCCGAGGTTGCCGCGATGCAAAACGCGGCCAAAGATCTAGATGCGCAATTGACCGATCGCTTGGCCCGGATTGCCAATCTGCCCGCCGAGGATGTGCCCGAAGGCCGCGATGAAACCGCGAATGTTGAAATCGCTCGATGGGGCACGCCCACTGCGTTTTCTTTTGCGCCAAAAGAGCATTTCGATATCACCGCGGTTGCCGCAGCTATGGATTTTGAAACAGCGGCGAAAACCAGCGGTAGCCGGTTTGTGAACCTGTCAAAGGGCGTGGCGCGAATTCATCGCGCTCTGGCGCAATTCATGCTCGACACGCATGTGGATCAAAATGGGTTAACCGAAATGCAAACCCCGGTTCTGGTGCGCGATGACGCTATGTATGGCACGGATAAACTGCCCAAATTCGGGGAAGACAGCTATCAAACCACCAATGGCTGGTGGCTGATTCCCACCTCAGAGGTCACCTTAACCTATTCTGTCGCAGGCGATATATTAGATGAAAGTGCGTTGCCGATCCGGATGACAGCGCATACGGCTTGTTTCCGTTCTGAAGCGGGCAGCGCGGGCAAAGACACCTCTGGCATGCTGCGCCAACACCAGTTTGAAAAAGTAGAAATGGTGTCAATCACCCATCCAGAGAGGTCTGATGACGAGCAAAAACGGATGCTGCGCTGCGCCGAAGATCTTCTGGAACAGCTGAATATTCCCTATCGAACCATGCTGCTCTGCACTGGAGATATGGGGTTTGGCGCCAAGCGCACCTATGATATAGAGGCCTGGTTACCGGGGCAAAACACCTATCGCGAAATCAGCTCGATTTCGACGACCGGCGCGTTTCAAGCCCGGCGTATGAACGCAAGGTTCAAACCCGCCGAGGGCGGTAAACCAGCCTTTTTGCACACCTTAAATGGATCTGGACTGGCGGTGGGGCGCTGTTTGATTGCCGTGCTTGAAAATGGCCAGCAAAGCGATGGATCGGTAGCATTGCCGGCGGTGCTGCATCCCTATCTGGGCGGGAAAACAAGTCTAGGTGCTGAAGGCCAACTGATATAG
- the yajC gene encoding preprotein translocase subunit YajC, with protein sequence MDAIAQFVPLILIFAIMYFLLIRPQQKKVKEHQAMVGAVRRGDQVVTQGGLIGKVTKVKEDNELEVEVADGVKVRVVQSTLADVRSKTEPANDA encoded by the coding sequence ATGGACGCCATTGCTCAATTTGTACCGTTAATTCTTATTTTTGCGATCATGTATTTTCTGCTGATCCGCCCGCAGCAAAAGAAGGTGAAAGAACATCAGGCGATGGTTGGTGCCGTGCGCCGCGGGGATCAAGTGGTCACGCAAGGCGGCTTGATCGGAAAAGTGACAAAAGTAAAAGAAGACAATGAGCTCGAAGTTGAAGTTGCTGATGGTGTGAAGGTCAGAGTTGTGCAAAGCACGCTTGCCGATGTGCGCAGCAAAACAGAGCCCGCGAATGACGCTTAA
- the secD gene encoding protein translocase subunit SecD, protein MLQIDLWKRIVIWGLCIIGLFLALPNAFYTRVEGYNDTKAGLISAESAQDSFAWPSFLPASLVNLGLDLRGGAHLLAEVQVEDVYAARMKALWPELRDVLRAERAKIGTIRLQKGAADQLRVKISQAEQIAHAVSAVETLSKPVVSLSNAGARDLEVTSDGDTVIVTLSEAERALTDQRTLQQALEIIRRRVDEVGTREPTIQRQGARRVLIQVPGIGSASELKDLIGTTAQLTFQPVISRSGNPDVDPGYGNEVLPDLTDADQFYVLEAAPVVTGEDLVDAQPSFDQNGRPAVNFRFNPSGGRRFGDYTADNIGSPFAIVLDGEVISAPTIQSHISGGSGIITGNFSVEESTNLAVLLRAGALPAGLEFLEERTIGPELGADSIRAGKIACIVAFAAVLVFMVLSYGLFGLFANVALIVNVGLIFGLLSLVGATLTLPGIAGIVLTIGMAVDANVLIFERIREELVSAKGPARAIELGYEKALSAIIDANITTFITAVILFVMGSGPVRGFSITLGLGILTSVFTAIFVTRLLVVMWFERRRPRTLEV, encoded by the coding sequence ATGTTACAAATTGATCTGTGGAAACGGATCGTTATTTGGGGGCTTTGCATTATCGGTTTGTTCCTTGCCCTCCCGAATGCGTTTTACACCCGTGTTGAAGGCTATAATGATACCAAAGCTGGGTTGATATCTGCCGAGTCCGCGCAAGACAGCTTCGCCTGGCCAAGCTTTTTACCCGCGTCTTTGGTGAATTTGGGTCTTGATTTACGCGGCGGTGCGCATCTTTTGGCGGAAGTTCAGGTTGAGGATGTCTATGCGGCCCGCATGAAAGCGCTGTGGCCGGAACTGCGCGATGTGTTGCGCGCTGAAAGGGCAAAGATCGGCACGATCCGTCTGCAAAAAGGTGCCGCCGATCAATTGCGGGTGAAAATCTCACAAGCGGAACAGATTGCCCATGCGGTTTCTGCCGTAGAGACACTGAGCAAACCCGTCGTTTCTCTAAGCAATGCCGGTGCGCGTGACCTTGAGGTCACCAGCGATGGCGATACCGTGATTGTTACTCTGTCCGAGGCCGAGCGTGCGCTCACCGATCAGCGCACCTTGCAGCAAGCTTTGGAAATCATCCGGCGCCGCGTTGATGAAGTGGGCACGCGGGAACCAACTATCCAGCGCCAAGGGGCCCGGCGGGTGCTAATTCAAGTGCCGGGCATCGGCTCGGCGTCAGAATTGAAAGACTTGATTGGGACAACCGCGCAACTGACCTTCCAGCCGGTGATCTCGCGCAGCGGCAATCCTGATGTTGATCCAGGATATGGCAATGAGGTGCTGCCCGATCTGACCGATGCCGACCAGTTTTATGTGCTTGAAGCGGCCCCTGTTGTGACAGGTGAAGATCTGGTTGATGCGCAGCCTAGCTTTGATCAAAATGGACGTCCTGCGGTAAATTTTCGTTTCAATCCATCGGGCGGGCGCCGCTTTGGGGATTATACGGCTGACAATATTGGTAGCCCTTTCGCGATCGTTTTAGACGGCGAAGTGATCAGTGCGCCAACGATCCAAAGTCACATATCCGGAGGCTCTGGGATTATCACGGGTAATTTTTCCGTTGAAGAAAGTACCAATTTGGCGGTGCTATTAAGGGCAGGCGCGCTGCCCGCAGGGTTGGAGTTTTTAGAGGAACGCACGATTGGGCCCGAGCTTGGCGCCGATAGTATTCGAGCTGGTAAAATCGCTTGTATCGTTGCGTTTGCGGCTGTACTGGTCTTCATGGTTCTCAGCTATGGGCTGTTCGGCTTATTCGCCAATGTGGCCTTGATCGTGAATGTGGGTCTGATTTTCGGACTTCTTAGCCTGGTCGGCGCAACGCTGACCCTACCCGGGATTGCGGGTATCGTGCTGACCATTGGGATGGCGGTAGATGCGAATGTTTTGATCTTTGAGCGCATCCGAGAAGAACTTGTATCCGCCAAAGGCCCCGCGCGTGCGATTGAATTGGGCTATGAAAAAGCCCTGAGCGCCATCATTGATGCAAATATTACAACCTTTATCACAGCGGTCATTTTGTTCGTGATGGGATCGGGTCCGGTACGTGGCTTCTCAATCACGCTTGGCTTGGGTATTTTGACCTCTGTCTTCACCGCAATCTTCGTGACCCGCCTATTGGTGGTGATGTGGTTTGAGCGGCGTCGACCCAGAACATTGGAGGTGTAA
- the secF gene encoding protein translocase subunit SecF, whose amino-acid sequence MRLRLVAKNTNWDFFGKTKMSLAVSAILLIVSLISFLMQGLNFGIDFRGGTTIRTQSAQMVDVAAYRSALGQLNLGDVTISEVYDPSFQDDQNVAMIRIQAQDGEESVSADIIQNALAALQGEAPDIAFVSVESVGPKVSGELVQTAALAVILAIVAVLIYIWLRFEWQFALGAVAALVHDVLLTIGVFSVVQIKFDLAIIAALLTIVGYSLNDTVVVFDRVRENLRKYKKKVLQDVLNLSINETLSRTLMTSVTTLLALIALFVLGGDVIRGFVFAMIWGVLVGTYSSVFVASVMLLRLGVKRDWSKPNAEAGTQVPQ is encoded by the coding sequence ATGCGCCTAAGACTCGTTGCTAAAAATACAAATTGGGATTTTTTCGGGAAAACCAAAATGTCGCTGGCGGTGTCTGCGATCTTACTGATTGTTTCTTTGATCTCTTTCTTGATGCAAGGATTGAATTTCGGAATCGATTTTCGTGGTGGCACAACGATCCGGACCCAAAGCGCGCAAATGGTAGATGTTGCGGCCTACCGCTCTGCCCTGGGACAATTGAACCTGGGCGATGTTACCATCTCTGAAGTCTATGATCCCAGTTTCCAAGATGATCAAAACGTGGCGATGATCCGCATCCAAGCCCAAGATGGCGAAGAATCCGTGTCTGCCGATATCATTCAAAATGCCTTGGCAGCGTTGCAAGGTGAAGCGCCTGATATTGCGTTTGTTTCGGTTGAAAGCGTGGGGCCAAAAGTGTCGGGTGAGCTGGTTCAAACAGCCGCTTTGGCAGTGATTTTAGCAATCGTGGCGGTGTTGATTTATATTTGGTTGCGCTTTGAGTGGCAGTTTGCGCTGGGCGCTGTTGCGGCGTTGGTGCATGATGTGTTGCTCACGATAGGGGTATTTTCGGTGGTTCAGATCAAGTTTGATTTGGCGATTATTGCGGCGTTGCTCACCATTGTTGGATATTCACTGAATGATACGGTGGTGGTGTTTGACCGCGTGCGCGAGAACCTGCGTAAATATAAGAAAAAAGTTCTGCAAGACGTTTTAAACCTGTCTATAAATGAAACGCTGAGCCGTACATTGATGACCTCTGTCACAACTTTGCTAGCGCTGATCGCGCTTTTTGTGTTGGGCGGAGATGTCATCCGTGGGTTCGTTTTTGCGATGATCTGGGGCGTTTTGGTGGGCACTTACAGCTCGGTATTCGTGGCCTCTGTGATGCTGTTGCGCCTTGGGGTAAAGCGCGATTGGTCTAAACCCAATGCTGAAGCAGGGACACAGGTGCCCCAATAA
- a CDS encoding sulfite exporter TauE/SafE family protein, giving the protein MLSAGLAEAVALDGLIWLVLAAFLAGLIRGFSGFGSAMVFLPVAGQFVSPIWALSILAVMDLFGPLPLLRAASKKVMRADLFRLISAMLLVLPLALWVLSRSEPILFRYLVSGLTLALLALLLSGLRLPANLPKPLLYMVGAISGATGGLAGLPGPPMIFYFMASPYAADRVRANTLIYLFSFDVLILMVMILGAYLQFVPILIGLMLAAPIALGNLAGAKIFNPEYEKLYRIIAFCLIAFSAIHSMPVWE; this is encoded by the coding sequence ATGCTGTCCGCCGGGCTCGCCGAGGCGGTCGCGTTAGATGGGTTGATATGGCTGGTCTTGGCCGCGTTTCTGGCTGGTTTGATCCGTGGCTTTTCAGGGTTTGGTTCTGCGATGGTTTTTCTTCCGGTTGCAGGGCAATTTGTATCACCGATCTGGGCGCTCTCGATTTTGGCGGTGATGGATTTATTCGGGCCTTTGCCATTATTGCGCGCCGCGAGCAAGAAGGTGATGCGCGCCGATCTATTTCGCTTGATCTCAGCAATGCTGCTTGTGCTGCCGCTGGCGCTTTGGGTGCTCAGCCGCAGCGAGCCAATTTTATTTCGTTATCTGGTCTCGGGCTTGACACTTGCCTTATTGGCTTTGCTTTTAAGTGGGCTGCGTTTGCCTGCTAACCTGCCCAAGCCGCTATTATATATGGTGGGAGCTATTTCTGGCGCGACGGGGGGATTGGCAGGGCTGCCTGGCCCGCCGATGATTTTTTATTTTATGGCCAGCCCTTATGCGGCGGATCGCGTGCGGGCCAATACGTTGATTTATCTATTCTCGTTTGATGTTTTAATCTTGATGGTGATGATTTTGGGCGCATATCTGCAGTTTGTTCCAATTCTCATCGGGCTGATGCTGGCCGCGCCCATCGCTTTGGGCAATTTGGCAGGAGCCAAGATTTTCAATCCCGAATACGAAAAGCTCTACCGCATCATAGCCTTTTGTCTGATCGCATTTTCTGCCATACATAGCATGCCAGTTTGGGAATAG
- a CDS encoding Mth938-like domain-containing protein, with the protein MRLNEISYNDASPIDGYGPGFFRVGGKVHHDALLLSGAGTSAWAGFEDVVQILSLAGQIDVLLVGTGAEISYIPADFRRPLEEVGIGVEVMSSPSACRTYNILLSEGRRIAAALLPVDKADQAADQI; encoded by the coding sequence ATGCGGTTAAATGAAATCAGTTATAATGATGCCAGCCCGATTGATGGGTATGGGCCGGGCTTTTTTCGCGTTGGCGGCAAGGTGCATCATGATGCGCTTTTGCTCAGTGGCGCGGGCACCAGCGCTTGGGCTGGTTTCGAAGATGTGGTTCAAATTCTATCACTGGCGGGTCAAATAGACGTGCTGCTTGTTGGGACAGGGGCAGAAATCTCATACATCCCGGCCGATTTTCGCAGGCCCTTGGAAGAGGTTGGCATTGGGGTTGAAGTGATGAGCAGCCCGTCGGCCTGCCGGACATATAATATTTTATTGTCCGAGGGGCGCCGCATTGCGGCCGCGCTTTTGCCCGTGGATAAGGCCGATCAAGCCGCTGATCAGATTTAA
- the ccmA gene encoding heme ABC exporter ATP-binding protein CcmA, with amino-acid sequence MAVSENPILRVEDVSVARGGQLLLKHIAFAVQPGAALILKAPNGFGKTTLLRALAGLQPVLSGQVHLDPDTAVYAGHTDGLKPTLSVAENLRFWADIFGTQTITDSLRLFGLEALQTRLAGSLSAGQKRRLGLSRLWLAKRRVWLLDEPTVSLDQQAVGQFAAMVGAHLQAGGAAVIATHIDLGLDARAQILDLAQFKAKGAALERADEAFL; translated from the coding sequence ATGGCGGTGTCGGAAAATCCTATTTTGCGAGTGGAAGATGTCAGCGTGGCGCGTGGTGGTCAGCTGTTGTTGAAACATATAGCCTTTGCTGTTCAGCCGGGCGCCGCCTTAATTTTAAAAGCGCCAAACGGCTTTGGAAAAACAACTTTGTTGCGCGCCCTTGCTGGTTTGCAGCCAGTGTTGTCAGGGCAGGTGCATTTGGATCCCGACACAGCTGTTTACGCCGGACATACGGATGGTTTGAAGCCCACATTATCGGTTGCGGAAAACCTACGCTTTTGGGCAGATATTTTTGGAACGCAGACGATCACGGATAGCCTGAGGCTTTTCGGATTAGAGGCGCTGCAGACGCGCCTTGCAGGCAGTTTATCCGCGGGGCAGAAACGCCGCCTTGGGCTGTCACGGCTGTGGCTTGCCAAAAGGCGCGTGTGGTTATTAGACGAGCCGACCGTTTCGTTGGATCAACAGGCGGTGGGGCAATTTGCGGCTATGGTTGGCGCGCATCTTCAGGCAGGGGGCGCGGCAGTTATTGCCACGCATATCGATCTGGGCTTGGATGCGCGGGCGCAAATCTTGGATTTGGCACAGTTCAAGGCCAAGGGCGCAGCGCTGGAACGCGCAGATGAGGCTTTTTTATGA
- the ccmB gene encoding heme exporter protein CcmB, with protein MKALLLRDLRLSIRAGGGFGLGLAFFLILILLVAFGLGPNPALLSQAAAGLLWLGALLACLLSLDRIFALDFEDGSLDLLATAPIPLEAVAAVKALAHWLTTGLPLAFIAPLLGLMLDLPVAGFPWLMGSLLLGTPALSIIGTFGAALTVGLKRGGLLLSLLVLPLYVPTLIFGAEVARRGVEGLPLATPALLLAGISLVSMALLPIAAAACLRINLR; from the coding sequence ATGAAGGCGCTTTTGCTGCGGGATCTTCGGCTATCAATCCGAGCCGGGGGCGGTTTTGGGCTTGGTTTGGCGTTTTTCTTAATTTTGATTCTATTGGTTGCCTTTGGGCTTGGGCCAAATCCGGCATTGCTGTCGCAAGCGGCAGCCGGATTGTTGTGGCTTGGGGCTTTATTGGCCTGCTTGCTGTCGCTCGATCGCATCTTTGCTTTGGATTTTGAAGATGGGTCTTTGGATTTACTGGCAACCGCACCCATTCCCTTAGAGGCCGTTGCAGCTGTTAAAGCCCTGGCGCATTGGCTGACCACCGGCTTGCCACTGGCATTCATTGCGCCCCTGCTTGGTTTGATGTTGGATCTGCCGGTTGCAGGGTTTCCCTGGTTGATGGGCTCGTTGCTGCTGGGCACGCCCGCGCTCAGTATCATCGGCACTTTTGGCGCAGCATTGACCGTAGGGTTGAAACGCGGCGGGCTGCTCTTGTCACTTTTGGTTTTACCGCTTTACGTCCCGACGTTGATTTTTGGTGCAGAGGTGGCGCGGCGCGGGGTAGAGGGCCTTCCGCTTGCCACGCCGGCGCTGCTGCTCGCGGGTATTTCGTTGGTCTCGATGGCATTGTTACCGATCGCGGCGGCGGCGTGTTTGCGTATCAATCTGCGCTAA